Proteins from a single region of Pseudomonadota bacterium:
- a CDS encoding acetyl-CoA C-acetyltransferase: protein MPDSRAYPAGRPVFIVDGSRTPFLRAAGRPNAFSASDLAVAASRPLIARQSFEPMDLDEVVLGCAMPSPDEANIGRILALRLGCGHAVPAYTVMRNCASAMQALDSAAKDISLGRADLVLAGGTEAMSRAPLIYNDTAVNWFADTARARSALAKSRAMAKVPLKAFMNPIISLIRGLNDSTINVNMGQTCEIVAQRFGVTRDEMDAYAVRSHQRLAAAIDEGRLAEVETLYSPSGAVFDSDTGLRRDSSMDKLAKLKPAFDRRAGIVTPGNSSQITDGAAMLILASEEALRRHNLTPMGMLVDTSWAALDPAEMGLGPVHATTPLLQRHALSLSDIDVWEINEAFAGQVLGCVRAWESDDYCRSLGLDGALGSLDSERLNIDGGAVSIGHPVGASGSRIVLHALHALKQRNEKRAVATLCIGGGQGGAMLLEQV from the coding sequence ATGCCCGATTCGCGCGCCTATCCCGCGGGACGCCCTGTATTTATTGTTGACGGCAGTCGCACACCCTTCTTGCGCGCGGCTGGCCGCCCCAACGCGTTCTCAGCGTCTGATCTGGCGGTGGCCGCCTCACGACCACTGATCGCCCGACAGTCGTTTGAGCCAATGGACCTGGACGAGGTCGTCCTCGGCTGCGCCATGCCCAGCCCGGACGAGGCGAACATTGGGCGGATTCTGGCGCTGCGTTTGGGCTGTGGCCATGCGGTGCCCGCGTATACCGTGATGCGCAATTGTGCGTCAGCCATGCAAGCGCTGGATTCGGCGGCCAAAGACATCAGTCTCGGCCGCGCCGATCTGGTCCTCGCCGGGGGCACTGAAGCGATGAGCCGTGCTCCGCTGATTTACAACGACACCGCGGTCAACTGGTTTGCCGACACGGCGCGAGCCCGGTCAGCGCTTGCAAAATCTCGAGCCATGGCGAAGGTGCCACTCAAGGCGTTTATGAATCCGATTATCAGCCTCATTCGAGGGCTGAACGACAGCACGATCAACGTCAATATGGGGCAAACCTGCGAAATTGTTGCCCAACGATTCGGCGTAACGCGAGACGAGATGGACGCCTACGCGGTGCGCAGTCATCAGCGCCTCGCCGCGGCGATCGATGAAGGACGACTGGCCGAGGTAGAGACGCTCTATTCGCCGTCTGGAGCGGTGTTTGACAGTGATACCGGTTTGCGTCGCGACAGCAGCATGGACAAATTGGCCAAACTCAAACCGGCGTTTGACCGGCGCGCGGGCATTGTGACCCCAGGGAATAGTTCACAGATCACTGACGGCGCCGCCATGTTGATTTTGGCAAGTGAAGAAGCCCTCCGCCGCCACAACCTAACGCCAATGGGGATGCTGGTCGATACCTCATGGGCTGCCCTAGACCCTGCGGAAATGGGCTTAGGGCCGGTTCACGCCACCACCCCACTACTCCAACGACACGCACTGTCGCTGAGCGATATCGATGTGTGGGAAATTAACGAAGCCTTTGCCGGTCAGGTGTTGGGCTGTGTTCGAGCGTGGGAAAGCGACGACTACTGTCGGTCGTTGGGCCTGGACGGCGCGTTGGGTTCGCTGGATTCGGAGCGCTTGAACATCGACGGGGGCGCAGTGAGCATCGGCCATCCAGTCGGTGCCAGCGGCTCCCGCATCGTGCTACACGCGCTTCACGCGCTTAAGCAACGAAACGAAAAACGCGCCGTGGCAACGCTTTGCATTGGCGGTGGCCAGGGCGGCGCTATGCTACTTGAACAAGTTTAA